In Planifilum fulgidum, the following proteins share a genomic window:
- a CDS encoding GntR family transcriptional regulator: MEESSCVERLREMLNRGVWAEGELLPSEYELARQLDVSRSEILEALMVLEEEKYLVRHHGIGWVVGARPVFSIRLEELISVSDMITRSGCSAGTVFLDASVEKPDPWLRELLKLEPGEMVFRLEQVRTANGKPVVYCLDKFPASMAEDFHPCESDFLFQLFEKAGRRVVRARTRVEAIGYHERISSLLCSPPESSLLILRQLHYDGQDRPVLFSSHYFRSDQFSFQVERIRPAGTVVKDLELIGEK, from the coding sequence ATGGAGGAAAGTTCCTGCGTCGAACGATTGAGGGAGATGTTGAACCGCGGTGTCTGGGCGGAAGGGGAGCTTCTTCCGTCGGAATATGAATTGGCGCGGCAGTTGGATGTCAGCCGGAGCGAGATTCTGGAGGCGCTTATGGTTCTGGAGGAGGAAAAGTACCTCGTCCGCCACCACGGGATCGGGTGGGTAGTCGGTGCCCGTCCGGTTTTTTCTATCCGGTTGGAAGAGCTGATCAGCGTTTCCGATATGATCACCCGTTCGGGCTGTTCCGCCGGTACGGTCTTCTTGGACGCTTCCGTCGAGAAACCGGATCCGTGGCTCAGGGAGCTGTTGAAACTGGAGCCCGGGGAGATGGTTTTTCGACTGGAGCAGGTCCGGACAGCGAATGGGAAACCGGTGGTTTATTGTTTGGACAAGTTTCCGGCTTCGATGGCTGAAGATTTCCATCCCTGTGAAAGCGATTTTCTGTTTCAGCTTTTTGAAAAGGCGGGAAGGCGCGTCGTGAGAGCCCGCACCCGCGTGGAAGCGATTGGATACCACGAGAGGATTTCCTCCCTTCTGTGCAGTCCTCCGGAGTCGTCGCTCCTGATCCTGCGCCAGCTTCATTATGACGGGCAGGATCGTCCGGTCCTGTTTTCCTCCCATTATTTCCGCTCCGATCAATTCTCCTT